Genomic window (Capricornis sumatraensis isolate serow.1 chromosome 16, serow.2, whole genome shotgun sequence):
GCTCGGCGAGGCGGCGGCCGAGCCCGCGAGCGCgcggggggcgcggggcggggagcCGGGCGGGGAGGACGGGGGCGCGGCAGAGCGAGCAGAGCCGGCCGGGCGCAGGGCGGAGGCGCGGGGCCGGGGCGCGCGGCCGGAGCCAACAGACCCGGCCGGCGCGCAGTCCCCTCGGCGGCGGCGGACGCGCCGGGGCCGCGGCGGCTGTGACAGCACCgccagccccgccccggcccgcccccggcccgcccgCGGGGGTGGCGCCCACCgctggccccgccccgcgccccgccccgtgCGCCCGGCCCCGCGCGCGAGCTGCCGGCGGGACCCGCGCTGTGGACCGTCGGTACCAACCCcgcgcgcggggcgggggcgcgAGGAGGCGCGGACCCCCGGGTGGGTatcgccccgcgccccgcgccctcCCAGGCGCAGGCGGCCCGGTTCCGCGCTCTGAAGCGGGGCTGCGGGAGGGGGCGACACCGCCAGGGCTCGCTCCCCGGAGTTagagccccccgcccccaaccttgTCTACATGCCGGCCGTTCCTGGCGCCCAGTTTGGCAGCCTTTCTCAAAGGATGATTGTTTCCCGGCCGGGCAGTCGGCTGGCGGTTCTCTGGAGGGAGATGGCCGGTGGGGGCAAGTGGCGCCTGCCAGGCCGCAGGGGTGCCTGGTGCGTGGAGATGGGGTTCCTGGGGGTCTGGCCCGTAGGGGGCCCCCGTCGGGGCGCTGCTGCCTGGTTGGAGGCCAGCCCCCCTACCTTCCCGTCAGAGGAGCGTGGACTTCCCCAGAGAAAGAAGCGGGCCAGGCGGTGCTGGGGGCAGAAGGGGTCACAGGAGCAGAGAGGCGCAGGTGCCCAGAGAGCGTCTCAAGGGCTCTTTGGGCCAGGAAGTGCCGGTTCCTTGCCTGTGTCCCGCTGGGCCTCGGGTGTCAGccctgtgtgtgcacctgtgtgcgtGAGGGTGTGGGCTGCAGCCCCCCGTGGAGAGCCTTCCAAATGTTCTTTGGTCAAGTCCCCAGAGACGGAGAGGCCTTCCTCGTACGTGCTTTAAGGGCTTGCAGCCCAGGCGGCCATCCTCCTGGACACGTGCGTTCAGGGCCACCCGGCGTCTCTCCCACGGCCCAGGGGCCAGCTCCAGTAGCGGGGGGCCCGCTGGCCCCAGGGGACTGAGGCGGTCAggggcctccttccctccctcggTGGACTCCTCCCCACCCTCGGTCGGGTGTTACTGCCTTGAAGTGGGACCACGGGGCCCTCTCCTGGCCCCTCTCCAGCCTGGGCACTACGGAGCCTGGACCTGCTCCTTGTGCTGAGGGTGTGAGGCGGTGCGGGCAGGCGGGAGCAGGGGCTTCACGATCGGCTGCTTCGGTTGAGGTCTTGAGGCGAGAAGGGGGCTCCCCGTGCAGGCTGCCTCAGGGCCATTTGAAAACAGGGCCAGTGACCGCCTCCAGGCCCAgccgccctcccccaccccacctcccatctGCGTGTTTCACAGCCCACTCTGCCGTCACGGAGGCCATAGCAGTTCTAGCCCGAGTACCGCCTGCTGCATGCAGGGTCTCCTTGGTCTTGCGATGAGAGGAGAATGGCAGGGGCCtgccctgcttcctcctcccGGCTGGAGCAACCCTGCTCCCAGAATGTACCCCTCCTTGTGTTCCCCCGCGGTGGGGCAGGGAGCAGAGTagcctggaggaggggctgggcctTCACTCCTTCCAGGGGAGTCAAGGGGCACAAGGGCAGGCCAGAGCCCCCTGGAGCCCTGTGGGTCTCCCCCTCATCTTGCCAGCAGAGAGGAGTCACCCTCTGTGTGAAAAGTGTGGCTTGAAGGGGTCACCCCATCCATCATGGCCCCCATGCGCTGAGCTCGGGGAGGTTTGTGCAGAAGCCAGGCCTTCAGGCCGACTCTGAAGGCCCTGCCTGAGACCCCTCCTGGCCGGCAGTCTCCCAGGAGCAGTCAGCGGAGGGGCTGGACCAACCGGCTGCGTCCTGTTGGTCCTTGCCGCTGCGGCCCGCCGGGCCCTCCCTTGTCCGGGGGAGCGTGGCCAGACGGGCCGGGCTCACCGCTCTTGGAAGAGCAACGGTGACGAGAGGCCCTCTTCCCAGGGCCCACCTTGCAGTGTAGCCCTGggctctgtctatggaatttctacattttaatttttagaagcaGCTTAACACAATAACATGGGATTGAAATTAGCATGCTAAGGCTCCCTGAGGACGGAACACCTGCCGTTGGTTTCCGTGGGAAGTTGGGGTGATAACCCGAGTGCGTGGACACATACAGCTCTGTGGACACAAAGCGTGCACGCAGAGGCAGATACGCGCGTGCACACCCACGCCCTCCTGCCCCGGGGCAGCTACGGCATCCTGCagacacgtgtgcacacaccAGCCCCACCGGGTGGTCGCGCCTGTCTCGCGGTCGGCGCGACGGGTCTGAGAACGCCTCCCTCCCGCTCTGAATTTAGAGTCTCGCTCCAAACACCTGCGGCAGCCCCTGGGTCTCCGGACCAAGCCCCTCTGCCCAGAGGCCCCCAAAGCCACCGCACGTGTTTGGTATGCAAGGCCGGTCTGTCCTCAGGGACAAGCCAGTAAGTGTTCACTATGCAGTTTGGCCCGACGGGAGCCCTGCCCGGCTCCTGCAGCCTTCCCCTGAGGGTCCCGTAAAGCCTCCGTCTGCAGTGCAGACCCGGCAGCCCTCTGGGAGGGTCTGTGGTTTTTTTCCCAGTCACCTGGGCCCCAATTTAGTATGAACAACAGTTGCTGTGTTCTTATCAGCTAACGGTTCCTTCTGCCCGGCCTCCCTCTGTGCCGGAGCCCCTGATTTCTGAACACGGCCCTTCCCTCTCAGCTCGCCACCCAACTCCGCCGCACACCGCAGTGCCAGGAGGCAGCTGAGCCACTGCCGGCCTGGGGGACACCCCCAGCTGTCTCATTGCTGAGACTCCCGTTTCTAGGGAGCCATCCACCGGCCCCTGGGATCTACAGCAGGGGGCTGGCCAACGTGACTGAAGCTCACACGCTGTGGGTGTGCGGGCCTCCCCGAGGCACAGCCGTCCCCCAGCCAGGGTGAGCCCTCGCCCAGCTGTGCCACGCAGTGTCTGATGGGCACGCGGGCTGTGGGCTGGCTGGCTGCCTGCGGTGGCCGGGGCTGGCTGAGCTCTGGCGCAGAGAGCTCGAGGAGGCGGCCTTCCGATGCCTCCCCTCCGCTGGGTTCGGGTCCGAGCTCTGGGCCGTCCTCACCTCCCTTGACGAGTGGGAATGTCCTCCAGTCTCCAGGCCCTCAGCCACCTGCTCCCCACCCCGTCCAGGGGCCAGCGGCCTTCCTGAGCTGTAGCGAGCCTGTGTGTCTGCAGAAGGAGCCCCAGGGCTtcagtgatggaatttcagtgccTTCTTTTTCCGCAGCTGAGGGAGGCGCAGAGGACCCTGGACTCGGAGGGCCAGCTCGCTGGGCGGGCGCGGGGAGAGACAGCAAGTTGCCCCTGGACCTGTCTGCAGGCCCCAACGGCCCCAGAGCACGTGACCTCAGGCCCTCTAGAGCCCCCCTCACCTGGCCGCGGTCAGTCACTGGCGAGCCCCAGGCCGCTGCAGCCCGTCCGGCTCCAGTCTGGGGAAGCGacagcctccctgccccctgcGGGTCGTCTGGACTGACGGGAGGCTCTGCTCTGCCTGCCCGCGGGCGCCCACTGACCCCGCCGCACCCACGGCCCTGTGGCTTGATCGCTGCTGCCCTGGGTGCCGGGCGCAGGGTGATGGGGATCCAGTGGAAAGCTGACTTGGGCCTGGCTGTCTGCGTACACCGGGCACTGTCCCACAGCCTCACCAGCAGGAACTGGTTCCGTGATGTGAGGTGTCATTTATGAGGCACTGGGTATGCTGAGGCTCTGCTAGAAATGCCTCTTTAGGTCAGGAATCTGGGGCGCGGTGTTCAGGGGATTCCATCAAGGCCGCGTGTGCAGGAAGTGGCAAAGCTGGCGTTTAATGCCGCAGGCTCATTGCAGGACTCGGCGGAATCAGCGGGCGAAGAGCTTAGGGGAATCCAAGGGGCCTCCTTGCATCCTGGGGCCAGAGGGGGCCCGCATGGGATCACAGCCTCCCAGACCCGCAGCGGTGAGCGGGTCAGGCGAGGGGTCATGGCCCCCCACACCCTCACAGGGTCATGGACCCCCAGGCGTGCAGTAGGGTTACGGCCCCCCCGACCCACAGCAGTGAGTAGGTCAGACGAGGGGTCACGGCCCCCCAGACCCTCACGGGGTCACAGCCCCCAAGACCTGCAGCGGGATCAAGGCCCCCCAGACCCGCAGCAGGGTCACAGCCCCCCAGGCCCGCAGCAGTGACGGGACAGAAGCTGACGGAGCTGGGCTTGGGGCGCTCTGTGtgagaaagaagactgagcaAGCGGGGGTCAGTGTGGCAGGAGGCGGGCCTTGAGGCGAGTGTGTCTGACCGGCCCGCGCTCCTGTCTGCGCTCGTGTCTGCCAGGAGCCGTGCCGGGTGGTCCAGAGTCCGTTGCCCAGGCCCCCGGGAGGGGGCGTCCAGACCCCCCGGGCGGCACCCCTGGGTCGCCGCCTACCCTCTGTGTGGGGCACACAGTGCAGGTGAAGAGACTGTGGGTCCCGCTGGGGGAGCCTGGATTTTACCCGCCGGGTCCACTCGCGCTGCAAGGACGCTGAAGGCCCGGCTCCGGCTTCCCGCCGGCGGCTCTCCCCACGCCTGCTCTTCCCACCGTGAATCCCTGGGCtctctggaaggaaagggcagacCTGCAGAAATCCCGAGGGATGGTGGCTGTGGGGCACGCTGAGCGTGGCCAAGGACTCCACGCCTCCGTCTCGCTCACGACACGGGGTGTGATGGCGGcttggtggggagaggaggaacaGGGGACTAAACAGCTGCAGGTGCATTTCAGACCCGGAGGTTTTTGACCAggcgcattggagaaggaaatggcaacccactccagtgttcttgcctggagaatcccagtgacgggggagcctggtgggctgccatctatggggttgcacagagtcggacgcgactgaagcgacttagcaacttagcGTTCTCAGAGAATGTTTGTGTTAAGAGGCTTGAGAGGTCTTTGTCCTCAGTCTGCCAGAAGCAGGCTCTCTCCTCCCTCGGGATTCCTCAGGCCTGTGaattccttctcccctcccctcctctctttctttccccgGAGCTGGAGCCGAGAGAAGGGATGGGGATGCGGTACATGGGGGATGCTCAGAATTCGTGGTCTGGTGCTGTCTGTCACCCTGCAAGTGGCCTTCTCTACTTTCAGGGACTAGGAAAGAGAGCTCACACTAGGGGCTCCCCAAAACCTCGTTGGTCTTGAGAAGCTGAAGGGTCTGGGCCCAATGAGGCAACCAAGTGTCAGGATTTCTGGGAAGCAAGAAGGAAGCGGCAGGGAAGGGCTGTGAACGTCGAGGACGAAGCTTTTCCTCGATGTTGGGGAGAAGTGACGGGACAAGGCCGCCGGAAGCCTGAACACAGCCTGGCAGTGGTCCTTTGGTGAGAGCCGGTGACTGCCGCCCCGAGCCCTGCGCAGACGGGGGCTGCTCCCCAGGGCATGGCTGCACCCAGGCTTCCACCCGGCGCAGCTTCTGCCTGCGTGCACATGGGGGTCGGGTGGCCTGTCCTGGAACAGCAGTGATGGACTGAGGACAGGAGTTGGGAGTCACTCGGGGGGGGTCCTTGGGGCCCGAGCACTTTGGGGGGCACTCGGGGGTCCTTGGGGGTCACTATGAAGGGGTCTCTGGGGTCCAAGCACTTCGGGGGGCACTCTGGGGGGTCCTTAGGGGGCACTTTTGGGGGTCCTTGGGGCCCGAGCACTTCGGGGGGCACTCGGGAGTCCTTGAGGGTCACTATGAAGGGGTCCTTGGGGCCCGAGCACTTCGGGGGGCACTCGGGGGTCCTTAGGGGGCACTCTGGGGGGTCCTTGGGGCCCGAGCACTTCGGGGGGCACTCGGGGGTCCTTGAGGGTCACTATGAAGGGGTCCTTGGGGCCCGAGCACTTCGGGGGGCACTCGGGGGTCCTTAGGGGGCACTCTGGGGGGTCCTTGGGGCCCGAGCACTTTGGGGGGCACTCGGGGGTCCTTGAGGGTCACTATGAAGGGGTCCTTGGGGCCCGAGCACTTTGGGGGGCACTCGGGGGTCCTTAGGGGGCACTCGGAGTGGTCTTTGGGGCCCGAGCACTTCGGGGGGCACTTGGGGGTCCTTGGGGGTCACTATGAAGGGGTCTTTGGGGCCCGAGCACTTCGGGGGGCACTCGGGGGTCCTTGGGGATCACTATGAAGGGGTCTCTGGGGTCCAAGCACTTCGGGGGGCACTCTGTGGGGGTCCTTAGGGGGCACTTTTGGGGGTACTTGGGGCCCGAGCACTTTGGGGGACACTCTGAGGGGGTCCTTAGGGGTCACTCTGGGGGGTCCTCAGGGATCACTCTGGGGGGTTCTTGGGGGACACTCTGGGGGGGTCCTCAGGGGGCACTCTGGGGGGGTCCTTAGGGGTCACTCTGGGGGGTCCTCAGGGATCACTCTGGGGGTTCTTGGGGCCTGAGCACTTTGGGGGGGACTCTGAGGGGGTCCTCGGGATCCAAGCACTTCGGGGGGAGCTATGAGGGGGTCCTCGGGGGCCACTCTGAGGGGGTCCTTGGGGCCCGAGCACTTTGGGGGCACTCTGAGGGGGTCCTTGGGGCCCGAGCACTTTGGGGGGCACTCTGAGGGGGTCCTCGGGGGGCACTCTGGGAGGTCCTTGGGGCCCGAGCACTTTGGGGGGCACTCTGGGGGGTCCTCGGGGGACACTCTGGGGGTCCTCGAGGGGGCACTCTGGGAGGTCCTTGGGGCGCGAGCACTTTGGGGGGCACTCTGAGGGGGTCCTTGGGATCCGAGCACTTCAGAGGGAACTATGAGGGGGTCCTCGGGGGGCACTCTGGGGGGTCCTCGGGGGGCACTCTGGGGGTCCTCGGGGGGGCACTCTGAGGGGGTCCTCGGGATCCGAGCACGGGTCTGACAGTCCTAGTTCTCCAGTCCCACTGTCTGCAAACGGAGGGTCATTCTGGACTTCCCGGTCTCCGATCCTTCCTTCAGCAGAGCAAGCCCCCTGCACCCCCGCAGTGTAGCCTCACGTGTCCGTATGTGGGGCTCAGCATCAAGGCCAGGGCCACCCACAGTGGCATCTGTGCTGGCATCTGGACACCAGCAGTGTCTGGACTCCGGAAGCCCCTCGGGCTTGGCAGGAGGGCCACACATCACCAGACCGGGCTGTCATCCACAGAGGCCCTTTCCAGGCCCCAGGGCTGTTTGCTAAAAAGGACAGGACCTTCCTTAAAGTGACAGGCAGACGAGGCTACAGGGCTGTAGGTCGTTAGGGGAGGGCTGAACGTGAAAGTCGtgcagtcgtgtccggctctttgcaaccccgtggaccatacagtccacagaattctccaggccagaatactggagtgggtagctgttcacttctccaggggctcttcccaacccagggattgaactcaggtttcctgcattgcaggtggattcttcaccagctgaggcaccggggaagcccaagaatactggagtgggtagcctatcccttctctagaccCAGCCTA
Coding sequences:
- the LOC138092324 gene encoding protein PRRC2A-like is translated as MEAAGCQPGHRLPNTAGPDRPHAQGQLRRVLQARRDVDQALPLPDGSVPVEQSASPGAANTDIAADSVSCPFSTCFGHSASYSCGWRKVRKLPPEDKPVTVEMVEIVEMVVTVVMAVMAVTVEMAVMVVMAVMVKPVTVEMVEIVEMVVTVKMAVRVEMVKPVTVVMAVMAVMAVMAVRAEMAVRVEMAVRVVMAVMAVTVEMAVRVEPVMVEKRTMQVEPAVTLEECPPEDPQSAPRGPPRVPPEDPLIVPSEVLGSQGPPQSAPQSARAPRTSQSAPSRTPRVSPEDPPECPPKCSGPKDLPECPPRTPSECPPKCSGPKDPLRVPPKCSGPKDPLRVAPEDPLIAPPEVLGSRGPPQSPPQSAQCSGPKYPQKCPLRTPTECPPKCLDPRDPFIVIPKDPRVPPEVLGTPECPPKCSGPKDPFIVTLKDPRVPPKVLGPQGPPRVPPKDPRVPPEVLGTPECPPKCSGPKDPFIVTLKDSRVPPEVLGPQGPPKVPPKDPPECPPKCLDPRDPFIVTPKDPRVPPKVLGPQGPPPKSPGIHGGKSRRGESRRREAGAGPSASLQREWTRRVKSRLPQRDPQSLHLHCVPHTEVPAGEAVGQCPVYADSQAQVSFPLDPHHPAPGTQGSSDQATGPWVRRDTQARYSSGRPLAPGRGGEQVAEGLETGGHSHSSREAASQPTARVPIRHCVAQLGEGSPWLGDGCASGRPAHPQRHRLARFFLWGSPRSSDGKVGGLASNQAAAPRRGPPTGQTPRNPISTHQAPLRPGRRHLPPPAISLQRTASRLPAPLQSAEPGRLRLGGRGARGDTHPGVRASSRPRPARGVGTDGPQRGSRRQLARGAGRTGRGAGRGQRWAPPPRAGRGRAGAGLAVLSQPPRPRRVRRRRGDCAPAGSVGSGRAPRPRASALRPAGSARSAAPPSSPPGSPPRAPRALAGSAAASPSEGPGRGGADPAAMKGPRGTCSARDPGAGGARGRGQQPGGAGTGP